GGATGAGGTCGAGGACCTTCTCTTCGAAGAGGGAATTCTTGAGGCTCTCGAGAGAGCCGTCCCTCGAAAGATAAAATTTCATAAGCTTTTCAGGGGGAACGCCAAACCTCATCGCCATGGAGATGATCGCGTTCTTGAGGTCGTCTTCACTCACCACGACCTTCTCCTTCCTCCCTATCGCGGAGAGGAGCAACGAGGCCTTCACGTTTCTGACGGCATCCGGATGCAACCGCTCTTTCAGCGTCTCGGCGTCACTTGCAGTTTCCTCTCCGTCCCCCTTCGCAGTCTCCCTCGAAACGAGCGCCGCAAGCTCACCTTCGAGGAGGGATTCGGGGACATCGAAGTCATGGGAATCGAGAAGCTTCTTGAGCAGTTCCGCTTTCTGTATCCTTGCGGCCTCATTCTTCTTCGCCTTCAGTACCTCATTCCTCACATGCTCCTTCAGCGCCCCGAGAGTTTCGAATCCCATGTCCTTCGCGAATTCGTCGTCGAGAACGGGGAGACTAATCTTTTTGATATCCTTCATGACGACATCGACGGCGAGACTTTTCCCGGAAAGCTTTTCGGGCAGATGACCTTCAGGGAATGTCGTCTCTATACGCAACTCGTCGCCTTTCTTCAAACCGATGAGCTTCCGGGAAAATTCCTCCGGGAAGAGACTGCCTCCGACCTTGAAGACCTGATCCTTCACTTCCAGGTCGTTATCCTTCGCAGAATAATCGAAGGAGACGAGGTCGTCCATGGTCACCGGGCCTTCGGATGGCTCGTAGGAAGCCCGCTCCTCCTGAGACCTCTTGAGAACACTATCGACATCTGCGTCATCAACTGCGGTCTCGATCTCCTTGACCGTCATCCCCTCATAGATCAGGTGTTCCATCTTCGGCATAATCTCGACCGTGATCGTCATCGA
This is a stretch of genomic DNA from Thermodesulfovibrionales bacterium. It encodes these proteins:
- the tig gene encoding trigger factor, with translation MLKTVEDISATKKRLKIEISADTIEKEIQDSLEKVRKTAALPGFRTGKAPIGLVEKKFGKRVEEEVLDRMIPQVYADSLKKADITPVADPVIEEAIDFKRHRPVSMTITVEIMPKMEHLIYEGMTVKEIETAVDDADVDSVLKRSQEERASYEPSEGPVTMDDLVSFDYSAKDNDLEVKDQVFKVGGSLFPEEFSRKLIGLKKGDELRIETTFPEGHLPEKLSGKSLAVDVVMKDIKKISLPVLDDEFAKDMGFETLGALKEHVRNEVLKAKKNEAARIQKAELLKKLLDSHDFDVPESLLEGELAALVSRETAKGDGEETASDAETLKERLHPDAVRNVKASLLLSAIGRKEKVVVSEDDLKNAIISMAMRFGVPPEKLMKFYLSRDGSLESLKNSLFEEKVLDLILSKAVAEKGA